The following nucleotide sequence is from Candidatus Stygibacter australis.
GAGAATAAGGATAATGCCACGCTTTTGAAGCTGGCTGATCTGCAATATACTACAGGAGATTACAGCCTGGCGCTGTACAGTTATGGTGTGTTGCAGGATAAGGGAGAGCAGTCAGAAATCATCTATCAGCGAAGTGGTGAGATATATTTTGATCAGGAAGATTATCAGTCTGCCATCGGGCAATATGAAGGCTATCTGGAGCTTGCTGATAAAGAAGCGGAGGGATATAACCAGGTGGTTGTGCAGAATATCGTCTGTCATTACAGGATAAAAAACCGTCCCAAAGCAGAAGAGCTTGAGAAGAAATATAAAGATAATCTTGATGATGCAGCAAAAAATGAAATAGCCATCGCAGAGGGGATTTATTATACTGATATTGATAGCAAGAAAGCAGAAAAGACATTTAATAAGCTTTTGAAAGAGGAATTAACCACTGACCAGATGATCAGAACTTATTTCTGGCGTGGTGTGCTTTATCTTAAATATAAAAATGTGGAGAAGGCAAAAGAAGATTTCAGTACTGTGGCAGGAGCTACGAATGCAGATTTTGTCAATCAAGCAAAATTCAAACTGGGCTTGATCAACTTCTCAGAGAATAATTTTAAGGAATCACTGGATAATTATTACTATGTCATCGAGCATGATGAAGATGGGAAGCTGGCTTTGGAAGCTGCCCAAAATTTTGCCAAAGTGTGCAAAACCATTGAAGAATGGGAAAAGGCAATTGCTGCTTATGAGATAATCCTGGAGAAATGGGGTAATCAGGGACTTGAAGGACAGACAATTTTTGATATTGCCTTCTGCTATTATCGTGATAAACGCTTTCAGCAGGCAATTGAGATGTTCCAGCAGGCTTTGGGTCAAGTGAATGACCGTGAATTGCAGGCTGAAGCACAATACTGGATCGGGATGTCATATTTTGAGAAGGACGAATTTGAGCAGGCTGTAACTGAGCTTTTGAAAGTGGGATATTCTTATGAATCTTATACGCAATGGGCGGCTTCTGCGGAATTACAGGCCGGAGAAGCTTATCAGAAGCTTAATAGCACTGCAAAAGCACGCAGGATATTTGAACGAGTAATAGAAAAATATGGCATAAACAGTCAATGGGGAGAACTGGCAAAACAGAGAATGCAAACTATGTAAAACCAGGGAATTAGTATGGGAAAGAAAAGCAGACTGAAAAAGGAAAGAAAGAATAAGAAACAATCAGAGCTGGAAGCTCTGTATACGCAGAAACCTGGGAAACAGCAGAAAAAGGCTTCATCTTCCAGGCATCTGGTAATCTATCTGCTGCTGCTAATCGCCATTACTTCAATGGTTTACTGGCGAAGCCTGGATAATGATTTCGTTAATCTGGATGA
It contains:
- a CDS encoding tetratricopeptide repeat protein; the encoded protein is ENKDNATLLKLADLQYTTGDYSLALYSYGVLQDKGEQSEIIYQRSGEIYFDQEDYQSAIGQYEGYLELADKEAEGYNQVVVQNIVCHYRIKNRPKAEELEKKYKDNLDDAAKNEIAIAEGIYYTDIDSKKAEKTFNKLLKEELTTDQMIRTYFWRGVLYLKYKNVEKAKEDFSTVAGATNADFVNQAKFKLGLINFSENNFKESLDNYYYVIEHDEDGKLALEAAQNFAKVCKTIEEWEKAIAAYEIILEKWGNQGLEGQTIFDIAFCYYRDKRFQQAIEMFQQALGQVNDRELQAEAQYWIGMSYFEKDEFEQAVTELLKVGYSYESYTQWAASAELQAGEAYQKLNSTAKARRIFERVIEKYGINSQWGELAKQRMQTM